ATTTTCCGTTGCACCAATAACGGCGTTTGCGATACGCTCAATATTGTGTTGCTGTAGTGAAACCTATTTATATGGagatcataaaaatttattaattaaaatatgtttctaAAATATAGatggttttttaaatatataaaacacaCCTTTTCagtaaatatatcttgtaatTGCGCAATGTCCACCACATTTTTCTCAATTTGTTCCACCTCTTCAGCCACACCTTGCAACTCATGGTAGAGTTGCATATTCTCCTGTTCGAACATTTGCACATCTTCAGGTGAAAGCGTTTTCGCCGCTTCAGCCTCATCTTCCAATTGCTGTGACTTTTGTAAATCCTCATCTACGGCCACTTTTTGTGTAGATTGCGTTGACTTCAGTTCACCGCCGCTACCAATATTATCTTCTGTTGTGGCATGTCGATGTCGATGTCGTAGTTGTGGACCATTCGTGTTTAAATTTTCATCGCCACTAACATATCCGTTATTACCAGCAACAGCCGCATCATTTAGTTCGTTTTTATAACTCTTAGCACTTAAGTCATCGTCATCTGCCCAATCGCCTTGTAAATCTGACACATCTTCACCCAAATCCTTGTGTGGTCGTAACTCGTCGACTACATCATCATCGTCGTTACTGTTGTTTGTGGACTGTCGTATTAAACGTTTTCCACTATGCTCACCAGCTGGTCGCACTGGTATCTTCTTCTTATCAGCTGCCAATTTTAATAGTTTATAGGTTTCCAATTCATATTGCACACGATAACGTTTTTGTTCTAAGTAGATTTGTTGTACACTGTGTAGATAGCGTTCTAGC
The sequence above is drawn from the Bactrocera tryoni isolate S06 chromosome 1, CSIRO_BtryS06_freeze2, whole genome shotgun sequence genome and encodes:
- the LOC120782534 gene encoding syntaxin-18, with product MDITQKFKAGVMTVKLQRKGELPAQGVDKQRSVPKSGAAAGAGHRDDFTKQAKDVCHKITTLRNVLVENRSAYMRVGQHLKSATHMSDEQRDLIDRESEKFVAYYTQHLAQMRTDWKRAKRKAQQQQHIEAVIDLLERYLHSVQQIYLEQKRYRVQYELETYKLLKLAADKKKIPVRPAGEHSGKRLIRQSTNNSNDDDDVVDELRPHKDLGEDVSDLQGDWADDDDLSAKSYKNELNDAAVAGNNGYVSGDENLNTNGPQLRHRHRHATTEDNIGSGGELKSTQSTQKVAVDEDLQKSQQLEDEAEAAKTLSPEDVQMFEQENMQLYHELQGVAEEVEQIEKNVVDIAQLQDIFTEKVSLQQHNIERIANAVIGATENVKDANEQIKQAIQRNAGLRVWSLFFLLVMSFALLFLDWYYD